Proteins found in one Podarcis muralis chromosome 5, rPodMur119.hap1.1, whole genome shotgun sequence genomic segment:
- the LOC114598615 gene encoding transmembrane protein 121 isoform X1 has product MVLPPPDKRHVCLTTIVIMTSMAFMDAYLVEQNQGPRKIGVCIIVLVGDICFLIVLRYVAVWVGAEVKTAKRGYAMILWFLYIFVLEIKLYFIFQNYKADKRNLETVARKALTLLLSICVPGLYLVLVALDSMEYIRTFRKKEDLRGRLFWVALDLLDILDIQANLWEPHKTGLPIWAEGLMFFYCYILLLILPCVSLSEISMQGEHIAPQKMMLYPVLSLVTINVVTIFIRAINMVLFQDSRVSTIFIGKNIIAIATKACTFLEYKKQVKEFPQNAIALELQQNSVPHNQTVHSSQGIAHEQSPTREILDT; this is encoded by the coding sequence ATGGTGCTTCCACCCCCGGACAAGCGGCATGTGTGTCTCACCACTATTGTTATAATGACCAGCATGGCATTCATGGATGCTTATCTAGTGGAGCAGAATCAGGGGCCCCGTAAGATTGGCGTCTGCATCATCGTCCTGGTAGGAGACATCTGCTTTCTGATTGTGCTGCGCTACGTGGCTGTCTGGGTGGGGGCTGAGGTCAAAACGGCCAAGCGTGGCTatgctatgattctgtggttcCTCTACATCTTTGTACTGGAAATCAAACTCTACTTTATATTCCAGAACTACAAGGCTGATAAGAGAAACCTGGAGACAGTGGCCAGGAAGGCACTGACCTTGCTGCTCTCCATCTGCGTGCCAGGACTATACTTGGTGCTCGTGGCTTTGGACAGCATGGAATACATCCGCACTTttcgaaagaaagaggacttGCGAGGAAGGCTCTTCTGGGTAGCCTTAGACCTCCTGGACATCTTGGACATTCAAGCCAATCTGTGGGAGCCACACAAGACGGGGCTGCCCATCTGGGCAGAAGGTCTCATGTTCTTCTACTGCTACATTCTTCTCCTGATCCTCCCTTGCGTATCGCTCAGCGAAATCAGCATGCAAGGGGAGCACATTGCTCCGCAGAAAATGATGCTCTACCCTGTCCTGAGCCTGGTGACCATCAACGTCGTCACCATCTTCATCCGCGCCATCAACATGGTGTTGTTCCAAGACAGCAGAGTCTCAACCATCTTCATCGGCAAGAACATCATCGCTATCGCCACCAAGGCCTGCACGTTCCTGGAGTACAAGAAGCAGGTGAAGGAGTTTCCCCAAAACGCCATTGCGCTTGAGCTGCAGCAGAACTCGGTGCCCCACAACCAGACGGTCCACAGTTCGCAGGGCATTGCCCACGAGCAGTCGCCCACCAGGGAGATCTTGGACACATGA
- the LOC114598615 gene encoding transmembrane protein 121 isoform X2 — protein MVLPPPDKRHVCLTTIVIMTSMAFMDAYLVEQNQGPRKIGVCIIVLNYKADKRNLETVARKALTLLLSICVPGLYLVLVALDSMEYIRTFRKKEDLRGRLFWVALDLLDILDIQANLWEPHKTGLPIWAEGLMFFYCYILLLILPCVSLSEISMQGEHIAPQKMMLYPVLSLVTINVVTIFIRAINMVLFQDSRVSTIFIGKNIIAIATKACTFLEYKKQVKEFPQNAIALELQQNSVPHNQTVHSSQGIAHEQSPTREILDT, from the exons ATGGTGCTTCCACCCCCGGACAAGCGGCATGTGTGTCTCACCACTATTGTTATAATGACCAGCATGGCATTCATGGATGCTTATCTAGTGGAGCAGAATCAGGGGCCCCGTAAGATTGGCGTCTGCATCATCGTCCTG AACTACAAGGCTGATAAGAGAAACCTGGAGACAGTGGCCAGGAAGGCACTGACCTTGCTGCTCTCCATCTGCGTGCCAGGACTATACTTGGTGCTCGTGGCTTTGGACAGCATGGAATACATCCGCACTTttcgaaagaaagaggacttGCGAGGAAGGCTCTTCTGGGTAGCCTTAGACCTCCTGGACATCTTGGACATTCAAGCCAATCTGTGGGAGCCACACAAGACGGGGCTGCCCATCTGGGCAGAAGGTCTCATGTTCTTCTACTGCTACATTCTTCTCCTGATCCTCCCTTGCGTATCGCTCAGCGAAATCAGCATGCAAGGGGAGCACATTGCTCCGCAGAAAATGATGCTCTACCCTGTCCTGAGCCTGGTGACCATCAACGTCGTCACCATCTTCATCCGCGCCATCAACATGGTGTTGTTCCAAGACAGCAGAGTCTCAACCATCTTCATCGGCAAGAACATCATCGCTATCGCCACCAAGGCCTGCACGTTCCTGGAGTACAAGAAGCAGGTGAAGGAGTTTCCCCAAAACGCCATTGCGCTTGAGCTGCAGCAGAACTCGGTGCCCCACAACCAGACGGTCCACAGTTCGCAGGGCATTGCCCACGAGCAGTCGCCCACCAGGGAGATCTTGGACACATGA